A part of Ignavibacteria bacterium genomic DNA contains:
- a CDS encoding NUDIX hydrolase — protein MRSEPIPPWQYKYRNNIQKLSGKFLTLVSGTIEEGETPHQTLRRELYEEAGIVLNEFYQFEIEGPFFQTKSSSVQYYLCLLVLNYNDYKIVTAPGDGSKTEQLSKTIKINIADLDHIKINDLISKYLINKLKTDFNI, from the coding sequence ATGCGTAGTGAACCTATACCACCTTGGCAATACAAATATAGAAATAATATTCAAAAACTTTCTGGTAAGTTTTTAACTCTTGTTTCTGGTACTATTGAGGAAGGCGAAACACCTCATCAAACATTAAGACGAGAATTATATGAAGAGGCGGGTATTGTTTTAAATGAATTTTATCAATTTGAAATTGAAGGACCATTTTTTCAAACAAAAAGTAGCTCAGTACAATATTATCTTTGTCTATTAGTTCTTAATTATAATGATTATAAAATTGTTACAGCTCCTGGTGATGGTTCAAAAACTGAACAATTATCTAAAACTATAAAAATAAATATTGCTGATTTAGATCATATAAAAATTAATGATTTAATAAGTAAATACCTTATTAATAAATTAAAAACAGATTTTAACATATAA